The Coffea arabica cultivar ET-39 chromosome 9e, Coffea Arabica ET-39 HiFi, whole genome shotgun sequence genome has a window encoding:
- the LOC113710495 gene encoding tobamovirus multiplication protein 1 isoform X1, with protein MFEFVVGSCYPDALVGVYVGLLSVDGLLAVIAFTQLLRIHSRDSRIGWTRQKVFHLMIGSSNAGCFVYIVLTLVAACKDWACWSDSCGFITMACPQIIFLAAFLLLLSFWVDLCHQSNDEDDEDDGYNPREALLEKMNKENAAVHSGRKCCSFRAVHVGSRQKIVILVIVLIFVLMAVSAVLIWIGKGKNSLNSSVVARVYVDLFAVAVFSLGGALACYGLVLFLKMSKVRSERVASEKWKVAGLAIVSVVCFTSYALVALFTNIPLLYNWNQETIRGIYTSVLLVFYYFLVTAGSSIPSAFLLWMMRELPAPLVINREQESRIIAFISDSSVTVHPQRWTTTASLQNQVSRASPI; from the exons TTATTgaggattcattcaagagattCAAGAATCGGCTGGACTCGTCAGAAA GTTTTTCATCTAATGATTGGGTCCTCTAATGCAG GTTGTTTTGTTTACATTGTATTGACTCTTGTTGCTGCTTGCAAGGATTGGGCTTGCTGGTCAGATTCATGTGGTTTCATCACTATGG CTTGCCCTCAAATTATATTTTTGGCTGCATTTCTTCTGCTTCTTTCATTCTG GGTTGACCTATGCCACCAGTCTAACGACGAGGATGACGAAGATGATGGATACAATCCACGGGAAGCTCTGTTGGAAAagatgaataaagaaaatgcagctgTTCATAGTGGCAGAAAATGTTGCTCTTTTCGAGCAGTTCATGTTGGTAGCCGCCAAAAAATTGTGATTCTG GTCATTGTGCTAATTTTTGTACTAATGGCTGTATCTGCTGTCCTAATATGGATTGGGAAGGGCAAAAATTCTTTAAATTCATCCGTGGTTGCTCGG GTCTATGTAGATCTTTTCGCTGTTGCAGTTTTTTCCCTTGGAGGAGCATTGGCATGTTATG GCCTTGTATTGTTCCTGAAAATGAGCAAAGTTAGATCTGAAAGAGTCGCTTCAGAGAAATGGAAG GTTGCTGGACTGGCTATTGTCTCTGTTGTATGCTTTACTTCATACGCTCTCGTTGCACTATTTACAAATATACCT CTTCTTTACAACTGGAATCAAGAGACAATTAGGGGCATTTATACCTCTGTTCTTCTGGTTTTCTATTACTTTTTAG TGACTGCAGGTTCATCTATACCGTCTGCATTTTTATTGTGGATGATGAGAGAGTTACCAGCTCCTCTTGTAATTAATAGAGAGCAAGAATCAAGAATAATTGCTTTCATTAGTGATAGCTCAGTAACAGTGCATCCCCAGCGCTGGACGACGACAGCCAGTTTGCAGAATCAG GTATCAAGAGCAAGCCCTATATGA
- the LOC113710495 gene encoding tobamovirus multiplication protein 1 isoform X2, with protein sequence MFEFVVGSCYPDALVGVYVGLLSVDGLLAVIAFTQLLRIHSRDSRIGWTRQKVFHLMIGSSNAGCFVYIVLTLVAACKDWACWSDSCGFITMACPQIIFLAAFLLLLSFWVDLCHQSNDEDDEDDGYNPREALLEKMNKENAAVHSGRKCCSFRAVHVGSRQKIVILVIVLIFVLMAVSAVLIWIGKGKNSLNSSVVARVYVDLFAVAVFSLGGALACYGLVLFLKMSKVRSERVASEKWKVAGLAIVSVVCFTSYALVALFTNIPLLYNWNQETIRGIYTSVLLVFYYFLGSSIPSAFLLWMMRELPAPLVINREQESRIIAFISDSSVTVHPQRWTTTASLQNQVSRASPI encoded by the exons TTATTgaggattcattcaagagattCAAGAATCGGCTGGACTCGTCAGAAA GTTTTTCATCTAATGATTGGGTCCTCTAATGCAG GTTGTTTTGTTTACATTGTATTGACTCTTGTTGCTGCTTGCAAGGATTGGGCTTGCTGGTCAGATTCATGTGGTTTCATCACTATGG CTTGCCCTCAAATTATATTTTTGGCTGCATTTCTTCTGCTTCTTTCATTCTG GGTTGACCTATGCCACCAGTCTAACGACGAGGATGACGAAGATGATGGATACAATCCACGGGAAGCTCTGTTGGAAAagatgaataaagaaaatgcagctgTTCATAGTGGCAGAAAATGTTGCTCTTTTCGAGCAGTTCATGTTGGTAGCCGCCAAAAAATTGTGATTCTG GTCATTGTGCTAATTTTTGTACTAATGGCTGTATCTGCTGTCCTAATATGGATTGGGAAGGGCAAAAATTCTTTAAATTCATCCGTGGTTGCTCGG GTCTATGTAGATCTTTTCGCTGTTGCAGTTTTTTCCCTTGGAGGAGCATTGGCATGTTATG GCCTTGTATTGTTCCTGAAAATGAGCAAAGTTAGATCTGAAAGAGTCGCTTCAGAGAAATGGAAG GTTGCTGGACTGGCTATTGTCTCTGTTGTATGCTTTACTTCATACGCTCTCGTTGCACTATTTACAAATATACCT CTTCTTTACAACTGGAATCAAGAGACAATTAGGGGCATTTATACCTCTGTTCTTCTGGTTTTCTATTACTTTTTAG GTTCATCTATACCGTCTGCATTTTTATTGTGGATGATGAGAGAGTTACCAGCTCCTCTTGTAATTAATAGAGAGCAAGAATCAAGAATAATTGCTTTCATTAGTGATAGCTCAGTAACAGTGCATCCCCAGCGCTGGACGACGACAGCCAGTTTGCAGAATCAG GTATCAAGAGCAAGCCCTATATGA